In a genomic window of Cardinium endosymbiont of Culicoides punctatus:
- a CDS encoding nucleotide exchange factor GrpE, producing the protein MNSQDIHTQTGCCREQDNQPQPGCCQEQREQGDQFQTDCYCREEGDPYQPGCCREQDGQSQPGCCQEQDGQLHTECYCKSSYEEVNDDVSVNADEKEELQFGADVQSLDQLQDLLTQANDRYVRLYADFENFKKRVAKEKVALIDKANEETLKELLPIIDDFERGMIALQNEHGVVKDAMQEGMKLIHDKLRALLKKFGVQEMLLEEGAEFNADLHEAVMQKQVEDSDMKGRVIMVVEKGYLIREYVLRVAKVIIGL; encoded by the coding sequence TGCTGTCGAGAACAAGATAATCAGCCACAGCCAGGCTGCTGTCAAGAGCAACGAGAACAAGGTGATCAATTCCAGACAGATTGCTATTGTAGAGAGGAAGGTGATCCATATCAGCCAGGCTGCTGTCGAGAACAAGATGGTCAGTCACAGCCAGGCTGCTGTCAAGAGCAAGATGGTCAATTGCATACAGAATGTTACTGTAAGTCCTCTTATGAAGAAGTGAACGATGATGTGTCCGTAAATGCTGATGAAAAAGAGGAACTTCAGTTTGGTGCTGATGTACAATCATTAGATCAATTACAAGACTTACTTACTCAAGCAAACGACAGGTATGTTCGTCTTTATGCTGATTTTGAAAACTTTAAAAAACGTGTTGCTAAGGAAAAAGTAGCGCTTATAGATAAGGCAAATGAAGAAACATTAAAAGAGCTTTTACCTATTATAGATGATTTTGAGCGAGGTATGATAGCTCTTCAGAATGAACATGGTGTAGTTAAAGATGCCATGCAAGAGGGCATGAAGTTAATTCATGATAAATTACGTGCACTGCTAAAAAAATTTGGTGTACAAGAAATGTTGTTAGAGGAAGGAGCGGAGTTTAATGCAGACTTGCATGAAGCAGTTATGCAAAAACAGGTAGAAGATTCAGATATGAAAGGGCGGGTTATTATGGTAGTAGAAAAAGGATATTTGATCAGAGAGTATGTATTACGGGTTGCTAAAGTTATAATTGGATTATAG
- the dnaJ gene encoding molecular chaperone DnaJ: MEKDYYEILGVDRNATDAAIKKAYRKIAKENHPDKNPGNKAAEERFKAAAEAYEVLGDPEKKARYDRFGKEGVGEDVYQREGHFYTENIDDLFNSAFGSFFGGGTRTQAKRGEDLSIKISLNLHEIAHGATKQVLIKRYVSCDTCGGNGSENGLAVETCTPCKGTGTIQRVFETVLGNMIKQGSCQDCSGTGKYVKKNCKDCSGTGRQFKEDQISFRVPSGMVEGMDLTISNKGNVPLRGGVSGNLIVFVKEEQDPFLKREGINICYTLHISFIDATLGCEKEVPTAYGKVLLKIPAGTSSGKVLKMKGKGIIDAAGFGAKGDQLVFVQIWTPQELTKEEKELLLSLKDSLNFQPKPGKHEPSFFDRVKTFFHR, translated from the coding sequence ATGGAGAAAGATTATTATGAAATTTTAGGAGTAGATCGTAATGCTACTGATGCTGCTATCAAGAAAGCTTATCGTAAGATAGCCAAAGAAAACCATCCCGATAAAAATCCTGGAAACAAAGCTGCAGAAGAACGCTTTAAAGCAGCTGCAGAGGCTTATGAAGTTTTAGGTGACCCGGAGAAAAAAGCGCGTTATGATCGATTTGGTAAAGAAGGGGTAGGGGAAGATGTTTACCAACGAGAAGGACATTTCTATACCGAGAATATTGATGATCTATTTAACTCTGCTTTTGGCAGTTTTTTTGGAGGAGGGACACGAACTCAAGCTAAACGTGGGGAAGATCTAAGTATTAAAATTTCTCTTAATCTTCACGAAATTGCTCATGGTGCTACAAAACAGGTGCTGATCAAACGTTATGTAAGCTGCGATACATGTGGTGGTAATGGATCTGAAAATGGCCTTGCTGTAGAAACATGCACACCGTGCAAAGGTACCGGTACTATTCAACGTGTGTTCGAAACAGTGTTGGGAAATATGATTAAGCAAGGGTCCTGTCAGGATTGTTCGGGAACGGGTAAATATGTAAAAAAGAATTGTAAAGATTGTTCTGGAACAGGTAGGCAATTCAAAGAAGATCAGATCTCTTTTCGCGTACCATCAGGTATGGTAGAAGGAATGGATCTAACAATTTCTAATAAAGGGAATGTACCATTGCGTGGTGGTGTGTCTGGTAATTTAATTGTATTTGTGAAAGAGGAACAAGATCCTTTTTTAAAACGTGAAGGCATTAATATCTGTTATACCTTGCATATTAGCTTTATCGATGCAACATTAGGCTGTGAAAAAGAAGTGCCAACAGCATATGGGAAAGTACTTCTTAAAATTCCAGCAGGAACTAGTAGTGGTAAGGTATTAAAAATGAAAGGGAAGGGTATTATCGATGCAGCTGGCTTTGGTGCCAAAGGAGATCAGTTGGTTTTTGTACAAATATGGACGCCACAAGAACTTACAAAAGAAGAAAAAGAACTATTGCTTTCTCTTAAAGATTCACTTAACTTTCAGCCTAAACCAGGTAAACATGAACCAAGTTTTTTTGACCGTGTGAAAACTTTTTTTCACAGATAG
- the dnaX gene encoding DNA polymerase III subunit gamma/tau → MSEFVVSARKYRPITFKDVISQSHITTTLKNAIAHKQLAHSFLFCGPRGVGKTTCARILAKAINCLQVTDESEPCNHCTNCLSFSKNNSINVYELDAASNNSVEDIRDLVDQIRYAPQVGKYKIYIIDEVHMLSNAAFNAFLKTLEEPPSYAIFILATTERHKVLPTILSRCQIFSFNRIKIEDIVTQLRIVALQESIAYEESALQLIAQKAEGAMRDALSMFDLMATSARTEGVITYDMARDHLQLLDHDYYFKCTTAFLVGDIPAVLTLYDTVLRAGFSGHHFIVGLGDHLRNLMVCKNSTTIPLLEVTDNLRPLYVEYAAKCTIPFLIRALASLNQCEIGYKASQHQRLHVELLLIELATLHMSYVEENKAEKEISTSTSFLNSDKNAKQLTEKSKEALYVPLEKPKVEVPKVKSEEINVTSVPKVVEKVPDRQRDTMEIPDLKTLKSSLVSEQQTDNPSQKKKITAKSNNGEQIIVKEVVQSFLIDYREQLKHIGNIAGYHLLNQPIEIQGDIISIALINPVQEDILQSLKEDLVAQLRKYIDHTSVTVQGYLVQQEQERKPYTDQEKLIYLGEKNTYINLLRERFLLEVAY, encoded by the coding sequence ATGAGTGAATTTGTAGTTTCTGCCAGGAAATATCGTCCTATTACTTTTAAAGACGTAATTAGTCAATCCCACATTACTACCACACTAAAAAATGCAATAGCACACAAACAACTTGCTCATTCTTTTCTTTTTTGTGGACCACGTGGTGTGGGAAAAACTACCTGTGCACGTATTTTAGCTAAGGCAATTAACTGTTTACAAGTTACGGACGAATCGGAACCATGTAACCATTGTACAAATTGTCTTAGCTTTAGCAAAAACAATTCTATAAATGTTTATGAGTTAGATGCTGCTTCTAATAACTCTGTCGAAGATATTCGTGATCTGGTTGATCAAATTCGCTATGCTCCTCAAGTGGGTAAATATAAAATATATATTATAGATGAAGTGCATATGCTGTCTAATGCTGCCTTCAATGCCTTTTTAAAGACACTTGAGGAGCCTCCTAGTTATGCAATATTTATATTAGCTACTACAGAACGGCATAAAGTCTTGCCTACGATTTTGTCTCGTTGTCAAATCTTTAGTTTTAATAGAATTAAAATAGAAGATATTGTAACACAGTTGAGAATAGTTGCGTTACAAGAATCTATTGCTTACGAAGAGTCTGCTTTGCAGTTAATTGCACAAAAAGCTGAGGGAGCCATGCGTGATGCGCTATCTATGTTTGATTTAATGGCCACTTCTGCAAGAACAGAAGGAGTGATCACATATGACATGGCACGAGATCACCTTCAATTGCTTGACCATGATTATTACTTTAAATGTACAACCGCTTTTTTAGTAGGTGATATTCCTGCTGTACTCACTCTTTATGACACTGTATTACGTGCTGGATTTAGTGGGCACCATTTTATAGTAGGCCTTGGAGACCATTTGCGTAATCTAATGGTTTGCAAAAACAGTACTACTATACCTCTTTTAGAAGTTACGGACAACCTCCGACCATTGTATGTGGAATATGCTGCTAAATGTACAATTCCTTTTTTAATACGTGCGTTAGCATCTTTGAATCAATGTGAAATAGGGTATAAAGCGAGTCAGCACCAAAGGTTGCATGTAGAACTGTTGTTGATAGAGTTGGCAACTTTGCATATGTCATATGTGGAAGAAAATAAGGCTGAAAAAGAAATTTCTACCTCGACTTCGTTTCTTAATAGCGATAAAAACGCAAAACAATTAACAGAAAAGTCAAAGGAGGCGCTCTATGTCCCTTTAGAGAAACCAAAGGTAGAAGTTCCTAAGGTTAAGTCAGAAGAAATTAACGTTACATCTGTCCCTAAAGTAGTAGAAAAAGTACCTGATCGTCAGCGGGATACTATGGAAATTCCTGATTTAAAAACATTAAAGTCTTCATTGGTTTCCGAACAACAAACAGATAATCCCTCTCAAAAAAAAAAAATAACAGCTAAATCTAATAACGGGGAACAAATAATAGTCAAAGAGGTTGTGCAATCTTTTCTTATTGACTACAGAGAGCAGTTGAAGCACATAGGAAATATAGCGGGATATCACCTTTTGAATCAACCCATAGAGATTCAAGGTGATATTATTTCTATTGCATTGATCAACCCTGTACAGGAAGATATTTTACAAAGTTTAAAAGAAGATCTTGTCGCTCAATTGCGTAAATATATAGATCATACTAGTGTAACAGTACAAGGTTATTTGGTTCAACAGGAACAGGAAAGAAAACCTTATACAGACCAAGAAAAATTAATCTATCTAGGAGAGAAGAATACATACATCAATCTACTTCGGGAACGTTTTTTGTTAGAGGTTGCTTACTAA